From the genome of Acropora palmata chromosome 8, jaAcrPala1.3, whole genome shotgun sequence:
TTCAGAAATTCGTCTAAGTTGTTAAGCAAGAACACTGGAAACTAATGATTCGAGATTGTTTCACGAAGAGATATTTTACAGACAAAACCGAGGCGCGtacttgacttgttttgatgGAAATCAAATTGCCTGATAAGTCAGCAAGAAGATGGACAAAAAAGCTGCGCcattacattatttttaattagcAGTCAAGTAGTTAAAAATAGActgtatatttatatatttttatatataCAAAAGCGTCGGAGGACTGTGGTCGCTTTTGAATGTCGAACTAGAGGAGATCATCGCATACTACCATggtaaaatttaaactttcttaacaactattatttttttaacattcacATTTATTAAGGGCTGAAAAGTTTTAATTGTTCAATGCTGAAAGAGTACAAGACACGAATTTCTGTTGGTTACttatgtgtaataaacagtttgttgaaaatctcagaaagtgtttttttcgttaaaaAAATGCGTTTTTCGCCCCCAAAAAGTCCCCCTTTAAGCTGAAATTGGCAAGCCTTGAGCGGGAGAAAAGACGTTGGTTactttttagagcatttttcAGGtctaaatttgtttattacacataACACGCtaacgaaaaacaaaagcaaaagtttcgtgtcacatACACATAAATGTGATAAGCGACTACAAGTCGGTTATCGCACTGTTTCTAATACgctaaattttgtaaaaaatttgACATGGGCTTCGAAAGCGCCCTTTTGATAGCTCGGGGAAAGTGGGTCGATTTGAATAAATTAACTGTTAAAACTATGAGTTTCCCGTGTGTTCACTTCGTTTTAAGGCACGAAAAGCCACTTCACTTTCAGATGTTTTGCTGATGTCCGAATTGGGCATTATTCAAAACTTAGTTTAGTCGCTGAAGAGAGATTTCTAAGAGGTAAGCTTCGCGCAAAATGGCCCGATACTTGTTAAATTTCACCAAATTTCTCGCTTTTAATTCTCCACAGCTAAAGAGCCAGAACTTAAAATTGCAAAGTGTGGAATAATAAGCAATTTTACGGCTTTTCCCGTTAAAAGTAAATGGGGGAAGATACgagaacaaacaaaagcacCAAACCATTTTGACTCAGTTTCTGTACGGCATTTATAGTCAAGGGAAAACATCTCTATAGTACACTTTTTTATCAAATAGAATTCACTGTTGTAACAGATGATCAATATATATCTCTCGTCTTCGAGAGCACAGGGTCGTAACGAGGTGGAATCACAACGCGTGGGATCTGGATCCCACTGCTGGCAGCAGTGTTTTACTCATGGAATCAGGCTAACGACGAAAACGGGTTCAGGGATCAAAATTCTCATCGTCTTTGGGATAAGAGATCAAcattttgggtaaaaaaaaaatgggttcAGTTACGACAAAATAGACCTCATTACAACCCTGACAGCGTGCACGttaatttttctaaatttgTGGGGGCGATTTTCTTGCAATATCATTCGCCTCTTTATGAACATTCGAGAAACGTGTTGCTCCCACAATTTTCACCACTAATAATACTATCAAATCCTGTCTAAGATAAAATATAGTGTGTCTATGCATGTGAAAAGGATTATGGAAAATATTGGAACCAAACCTTTAAAGTCGagtattattatcactttgtcgggcattgtggcgcattttgcgggctaaaatggagaatttggcgggctaaaatgtattttagcccgctgaaataaaccaatgaaaaatgagaatcaaataatcgtacgatctaagcagccaatcaaaatcgagaagccatttcaaagtttgctgacgttttctcacagcgctggtgaaaaaaatattcttcggagtgttttgttgtcatttttttcagtttttatttcctcaatgccctccaaagtgataataatagtaatagagtttatgttgttgggcataaatatgttttgggcccttctcagactcattttagccctcgcctagcggctcgggctaaaatgagtctgagtcgggcccaaaacatatttatgcccgcgaacataaactctattgttatattctACAAGATACTCTACAATGAACGTCTGCgtagacaaaaaagaaaggcacgaaaagagaaaaaacaaataaacaaggaCAGGCACCCCAGCTGCTGAATGACAGAGACACAACTTCATTTTGAATTCCGGGGTGGAAACGATTCAAAGCGAAAGATCACCGAAGTTCAATTATGAACTCGGGCAGTTGAATGAAAGCCAGAGAAAAATTCACCCTTCAACGACACTCTGGTATAAATTTCATTATCACCTTTAAAAGCTGATGTTCAAATGCTTGGGATAACTGTTTGGAACTAATTGGACCATGTTTTCAAATtgggaaataataataataagattaGAGCTCAATGGCTTCGGACAACGGTGCCATTTTGTTACCATGACCACAATGCCCTGTCAATATCGACCTCGTTCCCGTTCTTCGAGAGAGGTCCTGGGGTCAAGGCTGAGTCAAAATCGTCTGTAGTCTCTTGGTCAGATTTTCCATGAAATAATCCGACAGAGAAATCAGTCGAAGCATTCTGGACATGACAGTGATATAtaaatgacttcaaaacgtcaaaaaaaaaaacatagctAAGATCATAAAACTGAATACGAATGTTGAAAATCGATTGcatcaggagcccatcagatggagcttCCATccccattaatttcttgagtcaaccctttcccgagtagagtTATAAATataaccattttcttttgtaatgcgatggaatcgcatgaatgcgcctgctgcctgctgtcatttctctattttcatcggctctttcctctattagcgcgcgaaacctcctcagggaaccgttctatttataaagcTACTCGTGAAAGGGTTGAGTCCAAGGGCTTGTgtgggagatggaggctccatctgatgggctcctgattGCGTCTGAGGCTGAAAAGTTAGGAAAATAAAAGCTTCCAAAATTGATTCCAGCTCTCTGCTCTTTTAGAGCAGAGAGTAGAGTAAGTAGCAGATCCAGTATTGCAAGTAAGTCGAGCCACTCGTATCAGTCCCGCACGCGATATAAACAAACGAGAGAAGAATGGAGAAGAAAAAACGACTGCCGTCATTAGTCGCCATTTCGTTTCTTTCAAACATAAATAAACAGCATTTAtgctaaattaaatttgcctCCCCTATAAATTGCTCTGTGTCATAGCAGTAGATAAAGACAGAACGTTCGGGATATTTCCTAAATCTGGAagcttttaaacatttttttatggCCAAGAAGCAGGTaagaaagccaaaaaagaaattgaaagaaattgaCTCCGGTCAATTATGGCGCTTTCCTAAGGGGCGTTTGGCAACAAAATTGCTTCTCACCTACTCTTAAGAAGTTCGACACGCAAGTTCGACATGCATGTGTCAACACCAAACAAGAAACCAGGTGTATTCTATCGACCGTTCATATCGCTTTTGTGACTGAAACAAGCGGATCGACTTACTGACTGATACAAACGTGAAGGGATTCGAAGAGGAAGCCTTCAGGGGCCATCAAGTAACGGCCGAGTTTCCCTGGGAGCGAGATCCTCCTCCGAAGAACTACTCGGAAGATTAACCGATGCACCACTGGTCGGCGGCGAGCGACTTTCGGCGAGCGGATTACGGGCGATATTAATTAAGTGATCGGACGTTGATCTTGAGCTTTCAACTCGCGTGTCCGAGGCAGGATCGCTTTCAACGGAAGCACTAAGACCTGCGCAATTTTCTGGGTCATCACTGGTTTGATTATTAGCATTTCGATTACGTCCCTCTGGTACTACTGACTCAAACGACGGCGGCGGTCGGTTTTGTGCCTCGCTTATAGCTTCGTCGTACGAAGGAAGAATGAAGTGTACGTCACCAGTGTAGGCAGCGATGATCGCTAGCCGATCGTCGTCGCTGCATCTTCGGTTTCGAAACGCCGATCGTCGGAATCGCCGAGTGCGATGAAATCGTCGGAAACACACTGAAGCCGTAAGAAATATTACTAGTGCTCCGAGGGTGGACCCTGCTGTTGCTACTACAATCGTCATTTTGTCCAGCTCGCCTCTCCTGGATTCCGTTGCGGTCAGCTTGGAAGTCGGTGAAAATTTCCCTGTGGAGGTAAAACATACCATCAAGATAGAGAATTCCAGAGCTTGAGCTTGTGAATTTTGCAGGGATAGCGCTCTAGCGAGAGAACTCGCCTACCGCCTCGAATGTGTCAGGGGTGAGATTCCCAAAAGCGCTTTAAAGTAAGGGTTAAAAGACCAGTTTCGTTGTATTCTCACAACTGGACTGGAACAAGCATCGATAGAGGCTGATGCTGAGGGGATACTCTCAAGTTATTGCATATTATTACCCCCGCATTGGCCTCGTTTCGATCACGGCCAGTCCAACCGTGAGAGGACTAAACCGACCCACTGACACTGAATACGAAGGTACATAAACGAGCTGGAGCAGCTCACATGAGACGTCAATCCAAAACTTCTATTGCGTGACGTTGGTGCGCATTAACAGCTTATGCGAATCCACTGACCAAATTTTGCCCTGATTCAGCAAATGGAAACCACATATCCGATCGCAAAGAGCCAAGCGTTCGTGGTTGAGCGCCCGGACATTTGCATGTTTATGTAACATCGTTCTAGAAAACACGGACCATTACTTCTGATAGCAAACTCAAACCTCACCGTGTGCGCTACTGTCACAATAAGCATAACCAAAACTTAATTTAACGCTCTTCCCCTCCTCTCTGCATCTTTCTTCCAACACAACTAGAGGAAGGCACTCGTACTCAGGTTGGAAGCGTGTCCAGTACGGCTTCCTATCATATACACTGCAAGTTAGCGATCGATGTGGGAGTCGCCCCATAAAGTAATATTCATTAAGGCAACGGTAGCTGACGACAGCATTCACTTTGTAGCTGCTCCTGTTAGGATAGTAGGAACCATGTTCAATCTTCGGTGGAGGACCACACTTCGCATTGGTTTCTGCCAAACATGAAACGaaagaataagaaaataaacccCTGAATAAATTCTGTGCTTCTTTGGGCAGTTCGCTTGTTCACGGGCATTTCCATTTcatcggtgggagagtgaaacatgagaATTGGTTTTATCATGCGATTTGACAAacgttgaattaccaccgagaaagatttggaaagctgccAGTTCGAGCGCCAACCCTTCCTCAGGGCGAGTCATTTCCATTTTATcataaaagaaacaacaactgtGCTATTTACGATAAAATGAAGGCAACGAAAGAGCGCACGATTTGCGCTTCTACCAGTGCTGCCTGGGTTGAGTTGTTGGTTCTGAGAGATTTTTCACCCCGGGGACTCCGGTGTTCCCCTCTTTTTGATTCGGTTTGCTGTGAGTCTGACCTAACGACCCGCTCcaagttggcctgatagctcaactggtagaacACTACATCGGCATCGCAGAGTGCAGGGTTCGAATCATCCTTCAGGCCTTTCCCGCTAACACTTATTATATGACAGTGAAGACGTATGGATGCCATATGGATCCCTATCCAGCCAGCCTGGGGCGTCGAACGTAACCCAGGCGGCCCTAAGGCTAACAACTCTATAGCTAGTAAAGTATGTACATAACATCTAAtctataaataaactaaaagtgTCTCAGTTCACTCTGTTCTATCCTCAAGACATCACTTTCAGTGTGCGGGCAATGTTTAGGGTGTGCGAGATGACGGCTCTCTGCATCCGGAGTAGAATCTCCCCTCCTCGAGCCCCGAACAGTTCCCTCATAGCCTCGTCTACCTCAGTGGACCACCCTCCTAAGACAtcgatgatgatgttatactgCCGGATGTCATATCCTGGGAACTGCTGTTTGAGTTCCCAGCGGAGGGGGCCATACTTGATGGTCTTCTCTTCTTgcttcttttctctgttctcCGTCCATGGGCAGCTCATTTCTACCGCCagaactttcttcttctcatgatCTATAAATCTCGCATCCACTCTGTTCTCCTTTACTTGCTCACTTACTGCAAAGACTGGTATATCCCAATATGCTTGGGCCTTGGGTGACTCGTAGATGGGTTTTGGGACGGCTGGAGAATACCACGGTGGCACTGTATCAGAGAGTTGAAGCTCTCTTAGCATTTCCCAAAACAGTACTTTGAGGGCCGCATTATGACGCGCGAGATACTTATTCTGCGCAAGCGCAGAACAACTCGCCAGCATGTGAGGGATACTTTCGGCCGTTTTTCCACAGAGTCTACAAAGGGTGTCATTAGGATGATTGATCTGGGTCTTACGTGCATAATAGACCTTTGTCGGTGTTAACTGTTCATAAAGTTCAAGCATCCCCGCGATGGTGTGTGTAGGCGCCGTATCCCAATTCTTCAGCCACGCAAAGCAACCCCGCTGGTTCAGCTGGTCCTCCTCCCATCTCGCTGCGAGGAGCTTTCCTtgccatttcttttccttgacttCAGTTTTCCGTTGCTCAATTGCAGCCTTTTTGAGGTGCCTCTTGATCTTATCTCTGGGCACATCTGCTCCATCTGTGTTGTCACGGCACTTGGGGTGCGGAAAACTCAGGTCAAGGGTGAACCCCAGTTCCTCTGCAAACTCTCTAGCCTCTTTGACGAGCGACTGATGGCCTTGATGTATCGCATTCTCTTCAAACGCTCGCACCAGCCTCATTGTGGGGTCCTCATTACTATACAGCTTAATGGCTGACTTGATCTTAGTCATTTTGTACTCTTCCTCTACCGATCTCATTCCACGTCCTCCCAGAGCCCTAGGCAGGTAGACAGTCGCTTTCAACCCTAGTGGATGCTTGCCACCACTCTCACACACGATCTTCCGTGCCTGTCTATCGATGTCGCGCAAGTCTGTCAGACACCAGTGTTGGGACCACATAAGGTACGACAACACTGGCATGGCAAGCTGATTGGACGCTTGAACTCTGTTGGTGTCTGACAGTGGGCTCGACCAGATAACCGAGAGTCTCCGCAGGTAGGTCTTGGAAGTACACTGCAAAGCCAGCTTTTCTTCTTGAAGTAGCCGTTCCGGTGCTCCAAGGAACCGGTAGGTAGTATCTTCCTTCAGGCTATCGATGAGCGTCTCCCCTGACTTGAACCCTTCAGCTATATCAACCGGAACACCCCTTCTCACGTTGAGCACATTGCACTTCTTTGGATTCCACTGTAACCCAATGTCCTCCATTGCTTCCTTTGTCATCTTGAGTACTATGTTAAGCTTTGCCTGTGACGCCGCGAAGACCTTCAAGTCGTCAATGTACAGTAGATTTGTGACTTTGGACCCTACCGGTCTCGAGAGCCTATAGCCTTCGGTGGAGCACAGCATCCATGCTACTGGGTTTAGGCACAACGTAAACAAGCGCGGGCATAGAGCATCTCCTTGGGGTAGACCTCTGTTAAAACTGATCACAGGGGAGGTCTCGTTGCCCACTTTGGTGTTAGCGACTATCCTGGTGTTCCACGCCGCACATAGCTTTCTCACGACTTCACAGATCCAGACTGGGAACCTGTGGACTAGCATGATCTTATTGAGCCATCTATGATCGACAGAATCATAGGCCTTGCGTACATCTACCCAAGCTACGCTGAGATTGCGCTTGTGCCTATGGCAGTCCAAAGTTACAGTCCTGTCAATCAGTAGGTTGTCGGTCGTCCCACTGCATCCTGCCTTTGCTCCCCTTTGCTGTTTCTCCATTAAGTCGTACACCTTCAGATGTTTATCCATGGGCCCCAGTACGCACGAGGTGAATCATTTGTATGACGTATTTAAACACGTGATAAGGCGCTGGTTCTCACTGGTGAAATCACCCTGCTTGGGTATCAGCCTCGTCTTACCCTCTGTGAACCACTTAGGGTACTCGCATGAACTGCTGGTGATGGTTTTAAAGGCAGATGCCACGCCCTCATGAAGTGTACATGCTCGCTTCCACCAATAGTTAACCACCCTATCAGGGCCAGGCGCACTCCAGTTCCGCTTCTTTAGGATAACCTTAACCGCCTCGTTTGTCTCCAGGGTCCAGGTCCCGACAGTTGGTAAGGGAACACGTTGGCTTATCGCCAACTCTATTTCCTTGAGCCATTCTGCATTTTCATCCCCCTCTCCTCCCAGAGTCTTCTCCAAAACCCCTCAGCTTCGACAATGTCACTAAACACGCCTTTGCTCGCGCTGGTCTGATCTTCGTTCCGAGCTACTTTATACTTTGGCCGGGCGTTATCTGGATCCTCCTCCGCCATCATCGTGATGGTGGCATACACTCGGCCAGGATCTTCTTTAAACTGGCGGTTTAGGACTTTGGCTTCCTCTTGTCTCCTTTTTCTTCCAAAACTAACTTTTAACTTCCTAAGCAACGACTTCTGCTTCTCAATGTAGCTTACGAGCGACGACGCTGACAAAGACCTGCACTCCTTTTGCAGGAGAGAGCGGTTTTTCTTCCCTCTTTCTGTTAACTTCCGATTCTCCTTTATTCTGCTGAGCTCTGCTGTTGCGATGGATAACTTTTTTCTGACCTCTCCGACAATCTCAAGAAATTTGTTCCTCCAGCTATCATTCTCATGAGTGCGCCTTGTTGCTTTATCCTTTGGATCCTTTTTCCATCCTTTTGACACCAGAAATGTCACCACTACAGAATACAAGACACAGTTGGCTAGCCACAGATACGCGAACGGGTTCTCCCCTGGGACCACTTTGTTCTGCGCCACCAGACCATTAATTACCTTATTAATGGTTTTGAGATCACTTTTAGTTGGCGTTTGTTTGATTCGCGTGTCTATTGCGCGGTTGGAATAATCGCCCTCGCTAGCGTTCACTGATGCGAATAACTGTGATGATCGTTCAAACAATTCCTTTTCGGGCGTGGTCAAGGTGTTAACTATTTCTTCCACTGGATCTTGTGTACTTTctgtatgcaaatttgcgCTCTCACTCCTTCGCAACTCATTAGCATTTTGGTCCGAGCTTTCAACAGCGACAATCTCAGCGTTTTCCTCGTTTCCTCTCTCTGATCTTGTTCCGTCCGCTCTTCCTACATTCCTCACAATATCTCTTGATACATTCCCCACCGTCCGCTCCAGCGCTGCGGCTTTATCCCGTAGATTCTGACTGCTCAAGGCCAAGTGCCCGTATCCTAGCTCGTCCCACATGGCTTTCATCAGTGACATATATCCGATCTTTCTACCATTTTCGCTCCGCGGCGGGTTATCGCCCTTGGCCAGCTTAACTGCTTTCGACTTGCACTGCAGTAAAGCATCGTTCATTTCTTCCGTCCATTTAATCCTCGATCCTTCTCGTCTTCCCATACTGATCGCAGCGATACAGAgtcaaagtaaaaatttttaaaatagccAAATCCTACAGCGGTTGAAATCCCGTGATTGAAGACACCTTTTTGTCTTGCTTATCAGTAGACAACTAGCAAAACACTAAAAGTGCTTGAAAATATGCTTTACGATGCTTCAACCTTGGTCAGCTTTCTTCACGAATAACACTTCTGGCGAGCCTGCCAGAACGCGTCCGTACTACTTGCCGCCACAGGGTTCGAATCATCGTTCAGGCCTTTCCCGCTAacacttattattattattattattattattattattattattattattattattattattattattattattattattattattattatatgcaGTAAAACTATCTGTTTGCACAGTGTCAGAAAGCAACACAGGGCGCATAGCGTAGCCTGTGAGCTAAgcgaaacttaaaataataaaaaataaataaataaataaaatatatatacatatataaaaatCATAATCTGGGTGTCTAAAACTTATGCCGATAACTGTCCATGGCTAATCTATCAATCTTGATATTAACATCATCATGTTACTACTTTGAAACTTCTTGCAATATTGAGCGTCGCCGATAAAACGGCCTTCTGCATTCTCTCTAAGACGTGAGTAGTCTTTCGCCCAACCAATGATTGCACACTAATCTCTGTCTCTTCCGACCACCCACCAAGCACATCCATGATAATGTTATACTGGTGCACCTCGTATCCTTTATATTTCTCCTTCAACTCCCACCTTAGTGGACCATACTTCATAGTTTTTTCCTCACTCTTCTTCTCTCGATTACTAATCCATGGGCAACTCATCTCTATGATCATGACTTTCTTGCTCACGTGATTCACAACCCTCGCATCGACTCGGTTGGCTCGCACCTCCTGATGATCTGCATACACAGGTACATCCCACCAAGCTTCTACTTATTCTGACTTGTACACCGGCTTtggcaattattattattattattattattaatctcCTTTATCACAGTCTCTGCTGGTGTCTTTTCGTTCATCAGCCGGGTGCATACCATGTACCTGGGGCATCAGACACACAAGTCATTCATTCTGATCATACATTAAGCACCTTCCTGAGGATTCGTGCAGATCCCTGCATGCTGATCTTTTGGGTCTCTGTCACATTAGCTCTCTCTGATACTCTCTTGATGTTTTCTACCATACCCTTCTTTATTGTACCAAGTGCACCAACAACCACAGGGATCACTTCAGTTTTCATCTGccacattattattattattattattattattattattattattattattattatattattatttataaaaattttatttaattactaATAAGATAGTCAATTTTTAAgatcttccttttattttgtaaatatccaAGAGATCCCGCTTCTGGctcgtatttaaaaaaaaaaaattttgtaacattattgtaaattattattattattattgtacgaAAAGTAGTGGAacatatattgtaaattaagtTGGTTCTCCTAggaattttgttaataaagttatctgattgttgttattattattattattattattattattattgttattattattattattatcaaacgCCTGCTTCTCTTTACAGTGAAAATTTCACCCCAATACACtcctttgataccaaattttcatgtctcACTCTTTCACCGACACAGCAACACAGATTCTTTCGCAACTAAACCATACAACTTCTAATTCTTGATTTGCACCTGACGTcacagcggccatgttggtgtacagaacaatagcggaaatagtcttttgggaatttgattctattattatgcaaaacttgagcaacattttgccattgttttgtacaccaacatggccgtctcatcacatgagtgaaaaccaagaatatgCACACTCGAGACATGTGAAGCTAATCGggttgaacaaaaaaaacaaaatgcataCACGTAAATACATGAGTAGAAAGCGAGCAGTCTCTATATtcgtataggtaatcacacgatttcgagtgcaatttggaataaataagcatgagtaaatttttcaaagactgacaaaattgcatgagcccgtagggcgagtgcaatttggggtctgaaaaatttgcaagtgcttatttattccaaattgcacaagaaaaatcatgtgattacttattaataatatatatgaaaaatttcgagatggttaaggcccgtttacacaggcgatttttgtcgcagcaactcgatgcaatttttgtcgGAGCAAAATCGCATTAGGTTTCAAACATGTTCGAAACCCCTGCGATATCGCGGCGACAAATCGCACCTGGTTTACACCTGCGATTTTGAAGCTGCAACTTTAGCgcgacaaaaattgcatcgagttgctgcgacaaaaatcgcctgtgtaaacgggcctttaagcagaagaaacgcacgcatatcacgcaatcagggaaaaattgcgccaacaattgcgccatccagggcgtgcgctcgatttgaaaagaaaagatttgattggccatctgtgagtttctttgaacattgaccaatcagaatgcttggtttgtttcctctttttgtcctgaattaactcttttctgcactgttttaaaaaagaactgcactgctcttaaccaatcagaatggagaaattttttcctgTATATTATTCGTAATAAAAAAGCGGGCGAAATACACGCAAAATAGTCAAAACACGGAAAACGCGACCTAATCggttaagttttgttttgactGCTGCAGCCCGTCTCTGAATTGCACACTTACTCTCGCATTTCGTACTACCAGAGCCAGACCACTCTCCACTCGGGCGACACTGCCGATACTTGGGTCCGACTAACATAAAGCCCTCATGGCACTTGTAAGTGACGCGCGTGTAGAGAGGAAAAGCTGATTCTCTGGAAGAGTTGGATGTAGCGCTCCCGTGCGAAATCTTAGCTGGGTGTTCGCATTCGCTGCGTACTGTGAAGAGAAATTACAGAAATGAACCCAAGAATGACATATTTAC
Proteins encoded in this window:
- the LOC141890419 gene encoding sushi, von Willebrand factor type A, EGF and pentraxin domain-containing protein 1-like; translation: MTMYGLKVDLWSIFVTLIALRMDSVKFASADCDDPGTPTHGSRKVSKIGSGSFPVKTIISFSCNDNYLLRGSKMIQCQSKNKWYGKLPKCISQECTLPPPAFAHANVTSLPVPNKVGNSVEYACHRGYTAGNQSTSILCDKDPSLQGVKWTGNFTCKKKTCGHPPSTDHGNLTFDRSTWQATYYCLPGFAFLATNTETVYRRCSERDGEWPSAPTCVKMCSSTEVQLQHGDVISNSGHIYKQGTEVTFVCNRLYSLKGSSRRRCLRTGLWGGTKARCVRSECEHPAKISHGSATSNSSRESAFPLYTRVTYKCHEGFMLVGPKYRQCRPSGEWSGSGSTKCEKTNAKCGPPPKIEHGSYYPNRSSYKVNAVVSYRCLNEYYFMGRLPHRSLTCSVYDRKPYWTRFQPEYECLPLVVLEERCREEGKSVKLSFGYAYCDSSAHGKFSPTSKLTATESRRGELDKMTIVVATAGSTLGALVIFLTASVCFRRFHRTRRFRRSAFRNRRCSDDDRLAIIAAYTGDVHFILPSYDEAISEAQNRPPPSFESVVPEGRNRNANNQTSDDPENCAGLSASVESDPASDTRVESSRSTSDHLINIARNPLAESRSPPTSGASVNLPSSSSEEDLAPRETRPLLDGP